The sequence ACAGGAATTATCTTCCTACTCTTCCATAAATCCACTATCTTTGACGTTTCTTTTTTGAAAAGGAGGGCCGATACAAGAACATTTGTGTCAAGAACAACCTTTATCTTCCCTTTCTTCTTGCCCATTTGATAGCTTCTTCTACATCCTTTTCCTCAATTCCAAGTCTCTCCATCTTAACTCTTATTTCTTCGAGTAAATCTATTTCGGGGCTTATCGTTACGGGTGTAAGGACTATCTTTCTGCCCTTGACTCGAACATCAAAATATTCAATATCAGGGAATTCCTTGACGATATCTTTTGGTAAAGTGAGTTGGTTTTTAGATGTCTTTTTTGCAAGCATTGTCATTACTTCCTTACAGTAAGGATACATTGTTATACAGATAAATCAACAAAACTGATCAATTTGAAAGCCTTGCTAAGTGGCGGGGACCCTTCTCAATCAAAATTCGAATTAACGAGGGGTGCGTTTTTTATAGCATCGATTGGAAGTCTCCAGATGAGATGAACCCTGGTATCATGTTTGATTAAGCTTTTGTATGACTCTGTTGCCTGTACTGATTATGATTAATTTATAAGCAATATCCACGCGGTAACACATTTAAATATCTTATGATTAAAGGGTTGCCCCTTTGATCCAGCTCCGACCTCTATGTACCCGACTCTTTACCCTACCTTACCTAATATTTCGGTTACATTTTACGTCGCAGAATACGAGG comes from Thermodesulfobacteriota bacterium and encodes:
- a CDS encoding AbrB/MazE/SpoVT family DNA-binding domain-containing protein: MLAKKTSKNQLTLPKDIVKEFPDIEYFDVRVKGRKIVLTPVTISPEIDLLEEIRVKMERLGIEEKDVEEAIKWARRKGR